The genomic interval GTGGTCGCCACCCGGCTGGTGGCCGAGGGCCGGCAGGCCCGTGCGGTCGCGATGATGTTCCTGGGCCTCACCGTCGCCAACATCGTCGGCGTCCCCACGGCCACGCTCCTCGGCCAGCACCTCGGCTGGCGCGCGACCTTCCTCGTGGTGACCGTCATCGGCCTCGTGGCCATGGCGGCGCTCGCCGCGCTGATCCCGCAGCTCCCGCGCGAGGAGGGCGGCGGCCTCGGCCGCGAGCTGCGCGCCCTCGGCAGCCGGCAGGTCCTGCTCGGCCTGCTCGCGGCCGTCTTCGGCTTCGCGGGCGTCTTCGCCGTCTACAGCTACCTGGCCTCCATGGCCACGGAGGTCACGGGCTTCTCCGAGACCTCGGTCACCTTCGTCCTGGCCCTCTTCGGCATCGGCATGACGCTCGGCATCCTCGTCGCGGGCCCGCTGACCGACCGGGCGCTGCGCCCCACCCTCTACGGCTCGCTGGCGGGCCTCGCGGCGGTGCTGGTGCTCTTCGACTTCACGGTCCATGTGAAGTGGGCGGCGCTGGTCACGGTCGTCCTGCTCGGCGCGGCGGGCTCCATGACCAGCACCCCGCTCCAGATGCTGGTGATGAACAAGGCCCGGCACGCCCCGACGCTGGCCGCCGCCTCCAACCACTCGGCGTTCAACCTCGCGAACGCGGGCGGCGCGTGGCTGGGCGGCGTGGCGATCGCCGCGGGCTGGGGCTGGACGTCCCCCACGCTGGTCGGCGCCGTGCTGGTGGTGACGGGCCTGGCCATAGCGGTGGCGGCGGGGATGCTGGACCGCGCGCCGGGGGCCCCGTCGACGGTGGTCGCGAGGGGCGAGACCGCGGCGGACGGTGCCGCGGCGGAGCGGGAGAGCGTGCGCTGACGCCGTACGGCGGCACACTGGAGGCATGTGCCGCAGTATCAAGACGCTGCGGCCGCCCATGACGCCCGACGTCGAGGACGCGGACATCACGGCGGCCGCCTTGCAGTACGTACGGAAGGTGTCCGGCTTCCACCACCCGGCCGCGCACAACCAGGCCGTGTTCGAGGAGGCCG from Streptomyces albireticuli carries:
- a CDS encoding MFS transporter, producing MPLALLALAVSAFGIGTTEFVMMGLLPNVADDLGTSVPTAGYLVSAYALGVVAGAPLLTALGSRVPRKRMLILLMGVFVIGNLASALAPSFGTLVAGRVLAGLPHGAFFGVGSVVATRLVAEGRQARAVAMMFLGLTVANIVGVPTATLLGQHLGWRATFLVVTVIGLVAMAALAALIPQLPREEGGGLGRELRALGSRQVLLGLLAAVFGFAGVFAVYSYLASMATEVTGFSETSVTFVLALFGIGMTLGILVAGPLTDRALRPTLYGSLAGLAAVLVLFDFTVHVKWAALVTVVLLGAAGSMTSTPLQMLVMNKARHAPTLAAASNHSAFNLANAGGAWLGGVAIAAGWGWTSPTLVGAVLVVTGLAIAVAAGMLDRAPGAPSTVVARGETAADGAAAERESVR
- a CDS encoding DUF2277 domain-containing protein; translated protein: MCRSIKTLRPPMTPDVEDADITAAALQYVRKVSGFHHPAAHNQAVFEEAVDAVAQATRELLAGLEVRGAAKA